Genomic DNA from Desulfurellaceae bacterium:
CGTGAAATTCGAGACATGATTGAGCGTGCCTGGCAGGAGGAGGAACGCAAAGAACAAAAGGGCTTCTTGAATTTCAACGAGAACGATATGCGGTTGCTCGAAGAGTATTATGCGGGTGGCCTGCCGTACGGTAACTCGCCTGAGGGTTTCAAGCGCTGGTTGCAAGAGCGAGACTGAGCCGGCCGCTGTCAATATCCTCACGTATCGCTTGCAAACAGGCTTCAAAATCGCCCTCAACCAAGCGCCCACCGCTGTCCAGCATGCCGCACTGCATCATCAGATTGATCGAGGTGCCGAAATCGTCGGTGACCAAGTAGCCGTCCTGATCGATGGTCGTGCCGTCCGCTAACTGCCGGCACGGTTACTGGCTGCGGGTGCGCCCGGCAATCGAATTCAGGCTGACAATATACCCATAGGCGGGTTTGCCGAGTGCGTTGCCGAAGCCGATCTCATAGGCCGTGCCGTCGTCCATCAGCAGGCCGCGAAAGGCGTTACAGTTGGCGACGACAATGTCGCAGGCGCGAATCTGGGCGATATCCCCACGATAAATCCGCACTGCGGTTTGCAGGGAGCGCTCCCCAAGCTCGACGTTGTTGTCCATGGGGTGCAGGCCGATAAAGCCGTACTGTTCACACAGCCGACGCTGGTGGTGGGCGTGTTCTACCGCATCGGGCAGAAACACCTCGGGGCCGGCCAGGTACAGGCGTGGTTTTCGTGCCATGGCCATGCTTCTCTCCTGTGGAGCAAATGCAAACGAGCAGGGTGCCTAGAATGTGGGACGTTGATAAAACTCGACATAAAATCGGACCGATCCGAGCGGCTCAATATGGTGGAGGATCTCGGGGACGATAATACCCGAAGTCGCGGGCTCAAGCAGAAACTCCCGGGCCAGGGGGGGCTGAACAATGTAGCGTAGCCGTCCCTCCAGTACGTGTAGTTTAGCCCACACCCCAGGTTTGGTGGAGTGGGCCTTGCGTAGCCCGTCCGGAATCGAGGATGCGTCAAACTCCGGCGTTCGCTTATAAGCCCGGCACCCGTCCGGCATCTCAAAATGATCGCAGTTGGGGCACGCCAAACGCTGCCCCAGTTTTGCCCGCCGTCTGGGCTCGGTCGTGGTCCAGGGCCGGTTGTCAAACGGCGGACGGTGGCGGACATGCTGGCTGTGGCCGCAGTCGAGCTCAGCTACCCAATCTCCAGCTTCATCGCCGTGAAAACCAAGAATGCTGCGTTCCATTTATGACACCATGAAGCTCAGCAGGCCGACGAG
This window encodes:
- a CDS encoding nucleoside 2-deoxyribosyltransferase yields the protein MAMARKPRLYLAGPEVFLPDAVEHAHHQRRLCEQYGFIGLHPMDNNVELGERSLQTAVRIYRGDIAQIRACDIVVANCNAFRGLLMDDGTAYEIGFGNALGKPAYGYIVSLNSIAGRTRSQ
- a CDS encoding DUF3565 domain-containing protein — translated: MERSILGFHGDEAGDWVAELDCGHSQHVRHRPPFDNRPWTTTEPRRRAKLGQRLACPNCDHFEMPDGCRAYKRTPEFDASSIPDGLRKAHSTKPGVWAKLHVLEGRLRYIVQPPLAREFLLEPATSGIIVPEILHHIEPLGSVRFYVEFYQRPTF